A region of Desulfovibrio desulfuricans DSM 642 DNA encodes the following proteins:
- a CDS encoding ExbD/TolR family protein, which yields MHVGGKSLSARMDGEVMSDINVTPLVDIMLVLLIVFIITAPVIHQAFKLNLPKENAQKHELQNSDITIEISGAGAYSMNGKPVTEDDLLTKLQGVERGNGGDARINLHADESTQYTNIARVLALAQQAGLSKIAFVTSPQNEIR from the coding sequence ATGCACGTCGGCGGAAAGAGCTTGAGCGCAAGAATGGATGGCGAGGTTATGAGTGACATAAACGTTACTCCTCTTGTGGATATCATGCTTGTGTTGCTCATTGTATTCATTATCACAGCGCCAGTAATTCATCAGGCTTTTAAACTCAATCTTCCGAAAGAAAATGCACAGAAACATGAGTTGCAGAACTCTGATATAACTATCGAGATATCAGGCGCTGGCGCGTACAGTATGAATGGTAAGCCTGTTACAGAAGATGACTTGCTTACGAAACTTCAAGGTGTTGAGCGTGGAAACGGCGGCGATGCACGTATCAACCTTCATGCAGATGAATCAACGCAATACACTAATATCGCGAGGGTTCTTGCGCTGGCTCAACAGGCTGGTCTTTCCAAAATTGCCTTTGTTACTTCACCTCAAAACGAAATAAGGTAA
- a CDS encoding TonB-dependent receptor: MTRRRRVSLVAGVMIMGLCGLAGPALADDAAGQSTEEKRALDVVHVTAQKRSEAENAVPISMEVVSPQDLKASHMTRLEDVIAATPNATFSTGQVGGSLSPFFSIRGVGSAEIETDPSVGVFVDGVPLTLTHGYLNNLLDVEQVEVLRGPQGTLYGRNTLGGAINVTSKKADPSKQEGYITIGAGNYEHYRTEVMSNMPLWDGKAAVRVAFGYNQTGHVWENYEGGNLGKQNNYQGRLSWFMMLGENTSVDFSSDIQKQYRNDSARMSKTDYDDGNKTFNWDGSSGGDISSGGAKLEVNHDFDSGYKLTSLTGYRSTAMDYKQAYGPKGYFDIINAQHNTMMGFTNFQFKKYGTFSESFGQISQELRLASPENEAFKYVAGVYGDFNRADRLNSQTNGWDKGSPWVPSTLSGDHGSIDLRGQQNAWSVAAFGNASYDFNQYWQVFGGVRVGYDKKEYEFNTSSNLGDAYLDEYWRIPGKTMIKNYDGEWDKLYWMPRGGIKYSFDEFNNVYFSVSTGYKAGGFNTSLFYDKPAFKYDEETTVNYELGMKNSFYDGRITLNTALFYIDWRDQQVLAYDSSTNMTPIINAPQSRSYGFEADLAGKFDNGIHASVGVGYADATYVDFKNAPATAGGRTINASGNQQQYHSKFTGRSTVGYEYELPWDKLVAGIDLTFRYRSNYYYDIENRLEQAGYGTFDLNLGVKNDKYEVNLWGRNLLNQAATASQFYVNAMNPSYDQNTLVTLIDPMMFGVDFTLKF, encoded by the coding sequence ATGACGCGAAGAAGAAGGGTTTCTTTGGTGGCGGGGGTTATGATTATGGGCTTGTGCGGTCTGGCAGGGCCAGCACTCGCGGATGATGCAGCAGGGCAAAGTACCGAAGAAAAAAGAGCCCTTGATGTGGTTCATGTCACTGCGCAAAAGCGCTCGGAGGCGGAAAACGCCGTACCCATCAGCATGGAGGTTGTATCGCCCCAAGATCTGAAAGCATCGCATATGACCAGGCTTGAAGATGTAATCGCGGCTACCCCCAACGCAACATTTTCAACCGGACAGGTCGGTGGTTCTCTGTCTCCATTTTTTAGCATACGCGGCGTGGGGTCTGCGGAAATTGAAACGGATCCCTCGGTGGGTGTATTTGTTGACGGTGTGCCGCTTACGCTAACGCACGGTTATTTGAACAACCTGCTTGATGTGGAGCAAGTAGAAGTATTACGTGGCCCGCAAGGTACGCTCTATGGACGCAATACTCTTGGCGGCGCAATCAATGTCACATCCAAGAAGGCCGACCCGAGCAAGCAAGAGGGGTACATAACCATTGGCGCTGGCAATTATGAGCATTATCGCACAGAAGTGATGTCCAATATGCCCTTGTGGGACGGTAAGGCCGCAGTGCGTGTGGCCTTTGGATACAATCAGACCGGGCATGTCTGGGAAAATTACGAAGGGGGCAACCTCGGCAAGCAAAATAATTATCAGGGCCGTTTGAGCTGGTTTATGATGCTTGGCGAAAATACAAGCGTCGATTTCAGCTCTGATATCCAGAAGCAGTATCGCAACGACTCCGCCAGGATGAGCAAGACGGATTATGATGACGGAAACAAAACCTTCAACTGGGACGGTTCTTCCGGTGGCGATATCTCTTCTGGCGGCGCCAAGCTTGAAGTCAATCATGATTTTGACAGCGGCTACAAGCTGACTTCGCTCACCGGCTATCGCAGCACAGCCATGGACTACAAGCAGGCCTACGGTCCAAAAGGCTACTTTGACATAATTAATGCGCAGCATAACACGATGATGGGCTTTACCAACTTTCAATTCAAGAAATACGGCACTTTCAGCGAAAGTTTTGGGCAGATATCGCAAGAACTACGCCTGGCCTCGCCGGAAAATGAAGCTTTCAAGTATGTTGCTGGTGTTTATGGGGACTTTAACCGCGCCGACCGTCTGAACAGTCAGACTAATGGCTGGGACAAGGGCTCGCCCTGGGTGCCGAGTACCTTGTCTGGCGATCACGGCAGCATTGATTTGCGTGGTCAGCAAAATGCATGGTCTGTTGCCGCATTTGGCAATGCCTCTTACGATTTTAACCAATATTGGCAGGTTTTTGGCGGCGTCCGTGTGGGGTATGACAAAAAGGAATATGAATTTAACACCTCATCAAACCTTGGTGATGCGTATCTTGATGAATACTGGAGAATTCCTGGCAAGACCATGATCAAGAATTACGATGGGGAGTGGGATAAACTGTACTGGATGCCGCGCGGCGGCATCAAATACAGCTTTGATGAATTCAATAACGTTTATTTCAGCGTAAGTACCGGCTATAAGGCTGGCGGCTTTAATACGTCTCTTTTCTACGACAAGCCCGCCTTCAAATACGACGAAGAAACCACCGTAAACTACGAACTGGGAATGAAAAATTCCTTTTACGATGGCCGCATTACCCTGAACACCGCGCTCTTCTACATTGACTGGAGAGACCAGCAGGTGTTGGCATATGATTCCTCCACAAACATGACTCCCATTATCAATGCACCACAGAGCCGTTCCTATGGCTTTGAGGCAGACCTTGCCGGCAAGTTTGACAACGGTATCCATGCAAGCGTTGGCGTGGGCTATGCGGACGCGACCTATGTGGACTTTAAGAATGCCCCTGCAACGGCTGGCGGCCGCACCATCAACGCCAGCGGTAATCAGCAGCAGTATCACTCCAAGTTTACTGGGCGGAGCACGGTCGGTTATGAGTACGAATTGCCCTGGGACAAGCTTGTGGCGGGTATTGATCTGACCTTCCGCTATCGTTCAAATTACTACTACGACATTGAAAACAGGCTTGAGCAGGCCGGATATGGTACGTTTGACCTGAATCTCGGCGTCAAGAACGATAAGTACGAGGTGAACCTCTGGGGCCGCAACCTGCTGAATCAGGCGGCTACGGCCTCGCAGTTCTATGTGAACGCCATGAACCCGTCATACGACCAGAACACCTTGGTGACTCTTATTGACCCAATGATGTTCGGTGTTGATTTTACGCTGAAATTTTAG
- a CDS encoding HlyD family secretion protein, whose protein sequence is MKCAVLASAVIASLLTGCYGRSDTEVQGYVEGDFVRVSLPASGIVETLSVSRGSHVKVGETLFTLDSNREKAALDKARSELEAAKAEVSNLLSAERNDEIEALQSGIAELKAQLAYTAASYRRKLNLSHSGAASMDEVERLRSEESATRAKIRASESRLRLAQLSIGREGEIEAAQKMLQFRQAAVREAEANLALRQAIAPADAVVNDIIYRPGETIASGQAVVELLPPGNIKARFFLSPTQVGWTSAEPEILLQCEGCGKGIPARVNFVSSEAAYRPPVLYSRNESGKLAFMVEAVPLESCAQLRPGLPVTGVFHK, encoded by the coding sequence ATGAAGTGCGCGGTTCTTGCTTCTGCTGTCATAGCGAGCCTCCTTACCGGCTGCTACGGGCGGTCAGATACTGAAGTTCAGGGCTATGTTGAAGGTGATTTTGTCAGAGTTTCTCTGCCTGCAAGCGGTATTGTTGAAACCCTCTCTGTTTCGCGCGGCAGTCATGTAAAGGTGGGAGAAACCCTTTTTACCCTCGACAGCAACAGGGAAAAAGCCGCTCTGGACAAGGCCCGCTCCGAGCTTGAGGCCGCAAAGGCGGAAGTATCCAATCTACTTTCTGCGGAACGGAATGATGAAATAGAAGCCTTGCAGTCTGGCATTGCAGAGCTCAAGGCCCAGCTTGCCTACACCGCAGCGTCGTATCGCCGTAAATTGAATCTCAGCCACAGCGGTGCTGCGTCAATGGATGAAGTTGAGCGCCTGCGGTCAGAGGAATCGGCCACGAGGGCAAAAATCCGCGCCAGCGAAAGCCGTCTGCGTTTGGCCCAACTGAGCATTGGGCGCGAAGGCGAAATTGAAGCCGCGCAAAAGATGCTGCAATTCCGTCAGGCCGCTGTGCGCGAGGCAGAGGCGAATCTGGCTCTGCGACAAGCGATTGCGCCTGCCGATGCCGTGGTAAACGATATCATCTACCGACCGGGAGAAACCATAGCGAGTGGACAGGCTGTCGTGGAACTGCTGCCTCCGGGGAACATCAAGGCCCGTTTTTTTCTTTCCCCGACCCAGGTTGGCTGGACGTCCGCAGAACCGGAAATTCTGCTGCAATGCGAAGGTTGCGGCAAAGGCATCCCCGCTCGCGTAAATTTTGTTTCTTCCGAGGCTGCCTACAGGCCGCCGGTGCTTTATTCGCGTAACGAGTCGGGCAAGCTGGCCTTTATGGTTGAAGCGGTTCCTCTTGAGTCTTGCGCGCAACTACGCCCGGGGCTGCCCGTGACGGGAGTTTTCCATAAATGA